Proteins encoded together in one Lathyrus oleraceus cultivar Zhongwan6 chromosome 5, CAAS_Psat_ZW6_1.0, whole genome shotgun sequence window:
- the LOC127081785 gene encoding uncharacterized protein LOC127081785 yields the protein MEHDHDKCRICSVNRLGCNQVRRELQELLDEGTIEILQNRNVDEDEPEVNVISLVFKLPEPVVIRYDSSKPKTSPSLVIKPAGPVPYSSDKAVPFRHNPVVVQDGVEVPLPSTAVTNIADVSGLTRSGRVFSAPAKAPVASESAERPVGTAVNIQNPAFDVTRPSSIQKTPTSSQSLDWTEDCQKAFDSIKEYLSEPPILSPPVEGRPLIMYLTVLEDSMGCVLGQQDESGKKEFAIYYLSKKFTDCESRYSMLEKTCCALVWAAKRLRQYMINHTTWLISRMDPIKYIFEKPALTGRIARWQMLLSEYDIEYRAQKAIKGSILADHLAYQPIEDHQSIQYDFPDEEILYLKMKDCDEPTLDEGPEPGSRWTMVFDGAVNQYGNGIGAVIVTPQGTHIPFTARLTFKCTNNMAEYEACIMGLEECIDLRIKHLDVYGDSALVVNQIKGEWETNQPSLIPYRDYARRISTFFTEVDFHHIPREDNRMADALATLASMIVVKYWNEVPNIVVMRLDRPTHIFAIEEVNDDKPWYFDIKNFLQNQVYPPGASVKDRKTLRRLSGSFYLSGEVLYKRNFDMVLLRCVDRH from the exons ATGGAACATGATCACGATAAGTGCCGTATCTGTTCAGTTAACCGTTTGGGTTGCAACCAGGTTCGAAGAGAATTGCAAGAATTGCTAGacgaaggtaccattgagattctccagaatcgcaatgttgacGAAGACGAACctgaagttaatgttatatctcTAGTGTTCAAGCTGCcagagcctgttgttatccgctacgatagcagcaagccgaagacTTCTCCTTCCCTTGTGATTAAACCTGCCGGTCCCGTACCGTActcatctgataaagctgtacctTTCAGACATAATCCAGTTGTCGTGCAGGATGGAGTGGAAGTGCCTTTGCCCTCAACTGCTGTTACAAATATTGCCGATGTGAGCGGcttgacccgcagtggtcgagtaTTCTCTGCACCCGCTAAAGCTCCCGTTGCTTCTGAATCcgctgagcgtccggttgggactgcggtgaatattcagaatccggcatTTGATGTTACCAGACCCTCCTCAATACAgaaaactcctacttcttct caatcccttgattggaccgaggattgccagaaagctttcgacagtatcaaggaatatctgtctgaacctccgattttgtctccgcctgtggaaggaagacctctgattatgtatctgacagtccttgaagactcgatgggttgtgtactcggtcaacaagatgaatcagggaagaaagaatttgctatatactacctcagtaagaagtttactgattgtgagtctcggtactctatgcttgagaagacgtgctgtgctttggtttgggctgctaagcggttgcgccaatacatgataaatcatacaacttggttgatatccagaatggatccgatcaagtacatcttcgagaagcctgctttaactgggaggattgcccgttggcagatgttgttgtctgagtatgatattgagtatcgagctcagaaagctatcaaaggtagtatcttggctgaccatttagcgtaccagccgattgaagatcatcagtcaattcagtatgacttccctgatgaggagattctgtatttgaagatgaaagattgtgatgagcctacacttgatgaaggtccggaacctggttccagatggacgatggtgtttgatggcgctgttaatcagtatggaaacggaattggggcagtgattgttactcctcaaggtacccatattccttttacagcaaggctaactttcaaatgcacgaataatatggcggagtacgaagcctgtattatgggacttgaagaatgtattgatttgagaatcaagcatcttgatgtatatggtgattcggccctagttgttaatcagatcaagggtgaatgggagacgaatcagccgagtctcattccatacagagattatgcgagaaggatttcaactttcttcacagaagttgactttcatcatattcctcgagaggataatcggatggcagatgctcttgctacgcttgcctcCATGATCGTtgtaaaatattggaatgaagtgcCTAATATTgttgtgatgcgcttggatagaccaactcacaTATTTGCGattgaagaagtgaatgatgacaagccttggtattttgatatcaagaatttcctccagaaccaggtctacccgcctggggcatctgtgaaagataggaaaactttgagaaggttgtcaggcagtttctacctcagtggtgaagtgctgtataagaggaattttgatatggttttgctcagatgcgtggatagacac